DNA from Sphingomonas sp. R1:
CTGGTACCGCCCGGTCGCGGACAACCGGCTGGTGACGCTGAGCGCGGTGGAAAAGGCCAACATCCAGGGGATCAGCGAGGCCGAGAAAACGGCGCGGTGACGGCGGCGCCGATCATCGTGCTGGGCGCCGCGGTATGGCCCGGCGGCGTGCCCAGCCCCACGCTCCGCCGCCGCACCGGCTTCGCCTGCACCCTGTTCCTGGAGGGCGGGCACGCACGTCTGGTGCTGAGCGGGGGGATCGGGCGCCATCCGCCGGCAGAGGCCGAGGTGATGGCGGAGATCGCGACCGCCATGGGCATTCCCGCAGGGGCGCTGCTGCTCGACACCGCCGCGCGGACGACGATCGAGACGGCGGCCTTCGTGGCCCGCTCCGCGATCGACCGGCAGCAGGGGATGATCGTGGTCACCGATCGCTACCACGCGCCCCGCACCTGGCTTGCCTTCCGCGCCTATGGACTGCATGCGCAGATGCGCTGTCCGCCGCTCGGGCACGAGACGCGTCTGGTGCGGCGCCTCTGGTCGTTCGCCCGGGAAGTGCCGGCGCTGCTCTGGTATCTCGGCTATTTCGTCCGCGCTCGCCGCCCGCACTGAGGCCCGCTCAGCGGCGCAGCGCGCGCATCGCACCGATGACGCTGCTGGTGACGAGATCGGCCGTCGACGCATCGGCCAGTGCGGCTTCGGCCGGCCGAGCCCGCAAGGCATGCCGCAGCGGCAGCCGCCCGGAGCGCACCCCCGCCCGGCATAGCCGCCACCACAGCCGCGAGATCTCGCGATCGACCAGCGCCAGCGTCTCCGCATCCTGCCCCTGGCGCGCGAAATGGTCGCGCAGCACCCCGATCCCGTCGAACAGCCGGCGCAGCAGCGCCCGGTTTCCGATCGGTGCCTTGGCCATGACGTAGCGGACGAGCAGCGGGGCGATATCGGGGGCTGCGCTGCCCAGAAGCGCGGCATGCCGGTCGCGCAGCAGCGTCTCGGCATGCGCGGTCATCGTACCGTTGAACACCTGCGACGCGCCACCGGCATGCACGCGGTAATGCGT
Protein-coding regions in this window:
- a CDS encoding YdcF family protein, giving the protein MTAAPIIVLGAAVWPGGVPSPTLRRRTGFACTLFLEGGHARLVLSGGIGRHPPAEAEVMAEIATAMGIPAGALLLDTAARTTIETAAFVARSAIDRQQGMIVVTDRYHAPRTWLAFRAYGLHAQMRCPPLGHETRLVRRLWSFAREVPALLWYLGYFVRARRPH